The Ovis aries strain OAR_USU_Benz2616 breed Rambouillet chromosome 11, ARS-UI_Ramb_v3.0, whole genome shotgun sequence genome window below encodes:
- the ZMYND15 gene encoding zinc finger MYND domain-containing protein 15 isoform X7, protein MEFVSGYRDEFLDFAALLFGWFHKFVAERGAVGTSLEGRWRQLEAQIRRLPQDPALWVLHVLPNRSVGISLGQGAEPGPGPGLGAARLLGDEPPLHLRDLSPYVSFVSLEEGEQGEEEEEEEEEENGKEEGAGTKKVETDEDGEPAPGSREPPREATPPGEPEDAQQEAGGGEDGKEDRAEDGPGPERRMGRRGDAAPLHLSCLLLVTDEHGIILGIDLLMEGAQGSTSRGSGAENLAPRAYALLCHSMVCPMGSGDPRKPRQLTVGDAQLHWELESLVPRLGVKLSKTPMRTWGPRPGFTFASLRARTCHVCHRHSFEVKLTPCPQCGAVLYCGEACLRADWKRCPDDVSHRFWCPRLAAFMERAGELATLPFTYTAGDPYQPLQGDGPALMPPVPPDSPRGLFVPELNIQNKQSLKIHVVEAGKEFDLVMVFWVSPSRPEGWASGYGGEHRVGSSFVLSALQELLVLLPHVALELQFVGDGLPPESDQQHFTLQRDGPEVSVRPGSGISARLSSGTKEKGGRRDLQIKVSARPYHLLQGPKPDLVIGFNSGFGLKDTWLSSLPRLQSLRVPAFFTESSEYGCVMDDQTMAVATGGGTSPPQPNPFRSPFRLRAADNCMPWYCNAFIFHLVYKPSHGSGARPAPGPVTPAPTPTAPPAPARRRRGEKKPGRGSRRRR, encoded by the exons ATGGAGTTTGTGTCTGGATACCGGGATGAATTCCTTGATTTTGCTGCCCTCCTCTTTGGCTGGTTCCACAAGTTTGTGGCAGAGCGCGGGGCTGTAGGGACCAGCCTTGAGGGTCGCTGGCGGCAGCTGGAGGCTCAGATCAGAAGGTTGCCCCAGGACCCGGCCCTTTGGGTGCTCCACGTCTTGCCCAACCGCAGTGTGGGCATCAGCCTGGGGcaaggggcagagccaggccctGGACCAGGCCTGGGGGCTGCCCGGCTGCTGGGAGATGAGCCCCCACTCCACCTGCGAGACCTAAGTCCCTATGTCAGCTTTGTCAGCCTGGAGGAAGGGGagcaaggagaggaggaggaggaggaggaagaagaagagaatgGAAAGGAGGAGGGTGCCGGCACCAAAAAGGTAGAAACGGACGAGGATGGGGAGCCGGCCCCTGGCAGCAGGGAGCCCCCCCGGGAAGCCACCCCTCCAGGGGAGCCAGAGGATGCCCAGCAGGAGGCTGGAGGTGGCGAGGATGGCAAAGAAGACAGGGCAGAAGACGGGCCGGGGCCTGAGAGGAGGATGGGGCGGAGAGGCG ATGCTGCCCCCTTGCACCTTTCCTGTCTCCTACTGGTGACGGATGAGCATGGCATCATCCTGGGCATTGACCTGCTGATGGAAGGAGCACAGGGGAGCACCAGCAGGGGCTCAGGGGCTGAGAACCTGGCTCCTCGAGCCTATGCTCTCCTCTGCCACAGCATGGTCTGCCCCATGGGCTCCGGAGACCCCCGAAAGCCCCGACAGCTTACTGTGGGAGATGCCCAGCTGCATTG GGAGCTGGAGAGTCTGGTCCCAAGGCTGGGAGTGAAGTTATCCAAGACCCCGATGCGGACATGGGGTCCCCGGCCAGGCTTCACCTTTGCCTCCCTTCGGGCTCGAACCTGCCATGTTTGTCACAGGCACAGCTTTGAAGTGAAACTGACACCCTG CCCTCAGTGCGGTGCTGTCTTGTACTGTGGAGAGGCTTGTCTCCGTGCGGACTGGAAGCGATGCCCTGATGACGTAAGCCACCGATTTTGGTGCCCAAGGCTTGCAGCCTTCATGGAGCGGGCTGGAGAACTGGCAACCCTGCCTTTTACCTACACCGCAG GAGATCCTTACCAGCCTCTCCAGGGGGATGGGCCTGCTCTGATGCCTCCAGTGCCCCCAGATTCACCCAGGGGCCTCTTTG TCCCTGAGCTCAATATCCAGAACAAACAGTCACTGAAAATCCACGTGGTGGAGGCCGGGAAGGAGTTTGACCTTGTCATGGTGTTTTGGGTAAGTCCCTCCAGGCCTGAAGGGTGGGCATCTGGGTATGGAGGTGAACACAGGGTGGGATCCAGCTTCGTCCTCTCTGCCCTTCAGGAACTCTTGGTCTTGCTCCCCCACGTGGCCCTGGAGCTGCAGTTTGTGGGTGATGGCCTGCCCCCTGAAAGTGACCAGCAGCACTTTACTCTGCAGAGG GATGGCCCTGAAGTATCTGTCCGCCCTGGTTCTGGCATATCAGCACGGCTCAGCTCTGGGACTAAGGAGAAGGGGGGCCGCAGAGACCTGCAGATCAAGGTGTCTGCAAGGCCCTACCACCTGCTCCAGGGGCCCAAGCCTGACTTGGTCATCG GATTTAACTCTGGCTTTGGACTAAAGGACACTTGGCTGAGCTCGCTGCCCCGGTTACAG TCCCTCCGAGTGCCGGCGTTCTTCACCGAGAGCAGCGAGTATGGCTGTGTGATGGACGACCAGACCATGGCGGTGGCCACAGGAGGGGGGACCAGCCCTCCACAGCCCAACCCTTTCCGCTCCCCCTTTCGCCTCAGAGCGGCAGACAATTGCATGCCCTG GTACTGCAACGCTTTCATCTTCCACTTGGTCTACAAGCCCTCGCACGGAAGCGGGGCCCGCCCGGCGCCCGGGCCGGTGACTCCGGCCCCAACTCCTACAgcccctcccgcccccgcccGTAGGCGCCGAGGAGAAAAGAAACCTGGGCGGGGGTCCCGCCGGCGCAGGTGA
- the ZMYND15 gene encoding zinc finger MYND domain-containing protein 15 isoform X1 encodes MEFVSGYRDEFLDFAALLFGWFHKFVAERGAVGTSLEGRWRQLEAQIRRLPQDPALWVLHVLPNRSVGISLGQGAEPGPGPGLGAARLLGDEPPLHLRDLSPYVSFVSLEEGEQGEEEEEEEEEENGKEEGAGTKKVETDEDGEPAPGSREPPREATPPGEPEDAQQEAGGGEDGKEDRAEDGPGPERRMGRRGDAAPLHLSCLLLVTDEHGIILGIDLLMEGAQGSTSRGSGAENLAPRAYALLCHSMVCPMGSGDPRKPRQLTVGDAQLHWELESLVPRLGVKLSKTPMRTWGPRPGFTFASLRARTCHVCHRHSFEVKLTPCPQCGAVLYCGEACLRADWKRCPDDVSHRFWCPRLAAFMERAGELATLPFTYTAEVTSETFNKEAFLASRGLTRGYWTQLSMLIPGPGAPRHPRGSTPSLSLLLHGDPYQPLQGDGPALMPPVPPDSPRGLFGSWQDYYIWRGLSLDSPMAVLLTYPLTVYYVITHLVPQSFPELNIQNKQSLKIHVVEAGKEFDLVMVFWVSPSRPEGWASGYGGEHRVGSSFVLSALQELLVLLPHVALELQFVGDGLPPESDQQHFTLQRDGPEVSVRPGSGISARLSSGTKEKGGRRDLQIKVSARPYHLLQGPKPDLVIGFNSGFGLKDTWLSSLPRLQSLRVPAFFTESSEYGCVMDDQTMAVATGGGTSPPQPNPFRSPFRLRAADNCMPWYCNAFIFHLVYKPSHGSGARPAPGPVTPAPTPTAPPAPARRRRGEKKPGRGSRRRR; translated from the exons ATGGAGTTTGTGTCTGGATACCGGGATGAATTCCTTGATTTTGCTGCCCTCCTCTTTGGCTGGTTCCACAAGTTTGTGGCAGAGCGCGGGGCTGTAGGGACCAGCCTTGAGGGTCGCTGGCGGCAGCTGGAGGCTCAGATCAGAAGGTTGCCCCAGGACCCGGCCCTTTGGGTGCTCCACGTCTTGCCCAACCGCAGTGTGGGCATCAGCCTGGGGcaaggggcagagccaggccctGGACCAGGCCTGGGGGCTGCCCGGCTGCTGGGAGATGAGCCCCCACTCCACCTGCGAGACCTAAGTCCCTATGTCAGCTTTGTCAGCCTGGAGGAAGGGGagcaaggagaggaggaggaggaggaggaagaagaagagaatgGAAAGGAGGAGGGTGCCGGCACCAAAAAGGTAGAAACGGACGAGGATGGGGAGCCGGCCCCTGGCAGCAGGGAGCCCCCCCGGGAAGCCACCCCTCCAGGGGAGCCAGAGGATGCCCAGCAGGAGGCTGGAGGTGGCGAGGATGGCAAAGAAGACAGGGCAGAAGACGGGCCGGGGCCTGAGAGGAGGATGGGGCGGAGAGGCG ATGCTGCCCCCTTGCACCTTTCCTGTCTCCTACTGGTGACGGATGAGCATGGCATCATCCTGGGCATTGACCTGCTGATGGAAGGAGCACAGGGGAGCACCAGCAGGGGCTCAGGGGCTGAGAACCTGGCTCCTCGAGCCTATGCTCTCCTCTGCCACAGCATGGTCTGCCCCATGGGCTCCGGAGACCCCCGAAAGCCCCGACAGCTTACTGTGGGAGATGCCCAGCTGCATTG GGAGCTGGAGAGTCTGGTCCCAAGGCTGGGAGTGAAGTTATCCAAGACCCCGATGCGGACATGGGGTCCCCGGCCAGGCTTCACCTTTGCCTCCCTTCGGGCTCGAACCTGCCATGTTTGTCACAGGCACAGCTTTGAAGTGAAACTGACACCCTG CCCTCAGTGCGGTGCTGTCTTGTACTGTGGAGAGGCTTGTCTCCGTGCGGACTGGAAGCGATGCCCTGATGACGTAAGCCACCGATTTTGGTGCCCAAGGCTTGCAGCCTTCATGGAGCGGGCTGGAGAACTGGCAACCCTGCCTTTTACCTACACCGCAG AGGTGACCAGTGAAACCTTTAACAAGGAGGCCTTCCTGGCCTCCCGCGGCCTCACTCGTGGCTACTGGACCCAGCTCAGCATGCTGATTCCAGGCCCTGGCGCCCCCAGGCACCCAAGGGGCAGCACACCctccctcagccttcttctccaTG GAGATCCTTACCAGCCTCTCCAGGGGGATGGGCCTGCTCTGATGCCTCCAGTGCCCCCAGATTCACCCAGGGGCCTCTTTG GCTCGTGGCAGGATTACTACATTTGGCGGGGCCTCAGCTTGGACTCCCCCATGGCCGTGCTCCTCACCTACCCACTGACTGTGTACTACGTCATCACCCACCTGGTGCCCCAGTCCT TCCCTGAGCTCAATATCCAGAACAAACAGTCACTGAAAATCCACGTGGTGGAGGCCGGGAAGGAGTTTGACCTTGTCATGGTGTTTTGGGTAAGTCCCTCCAGGCCTGAAGGGTGGGCATCTGGGTATGGAGGTGAACACAGGGTGGGATCCAGCTTCGTCCTCTCTGCCCTTCAGGAACTCTTGGTCTTGCTCCCCCACGTGGCCCTGGAGCTGCAGTTTGTGGGTGATGGCCTGCCCCCTGAAAGTGACCAGCAGCACTTTACTCTGCAGAGG GATGGCCCTGAAGTATCTGTCCGCCCTGGTTCTGGCATATCAGCACGGCTCAGCTCTGGGACTAAGGAGAAGGGGGGCCGCAGAGACCTGCAGATCAAGGTGTCTGCAAGGCCCTACCACCTGCTCCAGGGGCCCAAGCCTGACTTGGTCATCG GATTTAACTCTGGCTTTGGACTAAAGGACACTTGGCTGAGCTCGCTGCCCCGGTTACAG TCCCTCCGAGTGCCGGCGTTCTTCACCGAGAGCAGCGAGTATGGCTGTGTGATGGACGACCAGACCATGGCGGTGGCCACAGGAGGGGGGACCAGCCCTCCACAGCCCAACCCTTTCCGCTCCCCCTTTCGCCTCAGAGCGGCAGACAATTGCATGCCCTG GTACTGCAACGCTTTCATCTTCCACTTGGTCTACAAGCCCTCGCACGGAAGCGGGGCCCGCCCGGCGCCCGGGCCGGTGACTCCGGCCCCAACTCCTACAgcccctcccgcccccgcccGTAGGCGCCGAGGAGAAAAGAAACCTGGGCGGGGGTCCCGCCGGCGCAGGTGA
- the ZMYND15 gene encoding zinc finger MYND domain-containing protein 15 isoform X8, which translates to MEFVSGYRDEFLDFAALLFGWFHKFVAERGAVGTSLEGRWRQLEAQIRRLPQDPALWVLHVLPNRSVGISLGQGAEPGPGPGLGAARLLGDEPPLHLRDLSPYVSFVSLEEGEQGEEEEEEEEEENGKEEGAGTKKVETDEDGEPAPGSREPPREATPPGEPEDAQQEAGGGEDGKEDRAEDGPGPERRMGRRGDAAPLHLSCLLLVTDEHGIILGIDLLMEGAQGSTSRGSGAENLAPRAYALLCHSMVCPMGSGDPRKPRQLTVGDAQLHWELESLVPRLGVKLSKTPMRTWGPRPGFTFASLRARTCHVCHRHSFEVKLTPCPQCGAVLYCGEACLRADWKRCPDDVSHRFWCPRLAAFMERAGELATLPFTYTAGDPYQPLQGDGPALMPPVPPDSPRGLFVPELNIQNKQSLKIHVVEAGKEFDLVMVFWELLVLLPHVALELQFVGDGLPPESDQQHFTLQRDGPEVSVRPGSGISARLSSGTKEKGGRRDLQIKVSARPYHLLQGPKPDLVIGFNSGFGLKDTWLSSLPRLQSLRVPAFFTESSEYGCVMDDQTMAVATGGGTSPPQPNPFRSPFRLRAADNCMPWYCNAFIFHLVYKPSHGSGARPAPGPVTPAPTPTAPPAPARRRRGEKKPGRGSRRRR; encoded by the exons ATGGAGTTTGTGTCTGGATACCGGGATGAATTCCTTGATTTTGCTGCCCTCCTCTTTGGCTGGTTCCACAAGTTTGTGGCAGAGCGCGGGGCTGTAGGGACCAGCCTTGAGGGTCGCTGGCGGCAGCTGGAGGCTCAGATCAGAAGGTTGCCCCAGGACCCGGCCCTTTGGGTGCTCCACGTCTTGCCCAACCGCAGTGTGGGCATCAGCCTGGGGcaaggggcagagccaggccctGGACCAGGCCTGGGGGCTGCCCGGCTGCTGGGAGATGAGCCCCCACTCCACCTGCGAGACCTAAGTCCCTATGTCAGCTTTGTCAGCCTGGAGGAAGGGGagcaaggagaggaggaggaggaggaggaagaagaagagaatgGAAAGGAGGAGGGTGCCGGCACCAAAAAGGTAGAAACGGACGAGGATGGGGAGCCGGCCCCTGGCAGCAGGGAGCCCCCCCGGGAAGCCACCCCTCCAGGGGAGCCAGAGGATGCCCAGCAGGAGGCTGGAGGTGGCGAGGATGGCAAAGAAGACAGGGCAGAAGACGGGCCGGGGCCTGAGAGGAGGATGGGGCGGAGAGGCG ATGCTGCCCCCTTGCACCTTTCCTGTCTCCTACTGGTGACGGATGAGCATGGCATCATCCTGGGCATTGACCTGCTGATGGAAGGAGCACAGGGGAGCACCAGCAGGGGCTCAGGGGCTGAGAACCTGGCTCCTCGAGCCTATGCTCTCCTCTGCCACAGCATGGTCTGCCCCATGGGCTCCGGAGACCCCCGAAAGCCCCGACAGCTTACTGTGGGAGATGCCCAGCTGCATTG GGAGCTGGAGAGTCTGGTCCCAAGGCTGGGAGTGAAGTTATCCAAGACCCCGATGCGGACATGGGGTCCCCGGCCAGGCTTCACCTTTGCCTCCCTTCGGGCTCGAACCTGCCATGTTTGTCACAGGCACAGCTTTGAAGTGAAACTGACACCCTG CCCTCAGTGCGGTGCTGTCTTGTACTGTGGAGAGGCTTGTCTCCGTGCGGACTGGAAGCGATGCCCTGATGACGTAAGCCACCGATTTTGGTGCCCAAGGCTTGCAGCCTTCATGGAGCGGGCTGGAGAACTGGCAACCCTGCCTTTTACCTACACCGCAG GAGATCCTTACCAGCCTCTCCAGGGGGATGGGCCTGCTCTGATGCCTCCAGTGCCCCCAGATTCACCCAGGGGCCTCTTTG TCCCTGAGCTCAATATCCAGAACAAACAGTCACTGAAAATCCACGTGGTGGAGGCCGGGAAGGAGTTTGACCTTGTCATGGTGTTTTGG GAACTCTTGGTCTTGCTCCCCCACGTGGCCCTGGAGCTGCAGTTTGTGGGTGATGGCCTGCCCCCTGAAAGTGACCAGCAGCACTTTACTCTGCAGAGG GATGGCCCTGAAGTATCTGTCCGCCCTGGTTCTGGCATATCAGCACGGCTCAGCTCTGGGACTAAGGAGAAGGGGGGCCGCAGAGACCTGCAGATCAAGGTGTCTGCAAGGCCCTACCACCTGCTCCAGGGGCCCAAGCCTGACTTGGTCATCG GATTTAACTCTGGCTTTGGACTAAAGGACACTTGGCTGAGCTCGCTGCCCCGGTTACAG TCCCTCCGAGTGCCGGCGTTCTTCACCGAGAGCAGCGAGTATGGCTGTGTGATGGACGACCAGACCATGGCGGTGGCCACAGGAGGGGGGACCAGCCCTCCACAGCCCAACCCTTTCCGCTCCCCCTTTCGCCTCAGAGCGGCAGACAATTGCATGCCCTG GTACTGCAACGCTTTCATCTTCCACTTGGTCTACAAGCCCTCGCACGGAAGCGGGGCCCGCCCGGCGCCCGGGCCGGTGACTCCGGCCCCAACTCCTACAgcccctcccgcccccgcccGTAGGCGCCGAGGAGAAAAGAAACCTGGGCGGGGGTCCCGCCGGCGCAGGTGA
- the ZMYND15 gene encoding zinc finger MYND domain-containing protein 15 isoform X4, whose product MEFVSGYRDEFLDFAALLFGWFHKFVAERGAVGTSLEGRWRQLEAQIRRLPQDPALWVLHVLPNRSVGISLGQGAEPGPGPGLGAARLLGDEPPLHLRDLSPYVSFVSLEEGEQGEEEEEEEEEENGKEEGAGTKKVETDEDGEPAPGSREPPREATPPGEPEDAQQEAGGGEDGKEDRAEDGPGPERRMGRRGDAAPLHLSCLLLVTDEHGIILGIDLLMEGAQGSTSRGSGAENLAPRAYALLCHSMVCPMGSGDPRKPRQLTVGDAQLHWELESLVPRLGVKLSKTPMRTWGPRPGFTFASLRARTCHVCHRHSFEVKLTPCPQCGAVLYCGEACLRADWKRCPDDVSHRFWCPRLAAFMERAGELATLPFTYTAGDPYQPLQGDGPALMPPVPPDSPRGLFGSWQDYYIWRGLSLDSPMAVLLTYPLTVYYVITHLVPQSFPELNIQNKQSLKIHVVEAGKEFDLVMVFWVSPSRPEGWASGYGGEHRVGSSFVLSALQELLVLLPHVALELQFVGDGLPPESDQQHFTLQRDGPEVSVRPGSGISARLSSGTKEKGGRRDLQIKVSARPYHLLQGPKPDLVIGFNSGFGLKDTWLSSLPRLQSLRVPAFFTESSEYGCVMDDQTMAVATGGGTSPPQPNPFRSPFRLRAADNCMPWYCNAFIFHLVYKPSHGSGARPAPGPVTPAPTPTAPPAPARRRRGEKKPGRGSRRRR is encoded by the exons ATGGAGTTTGTGTCTGGATACCGGGATGAATTCCTTGATTTTGCTGCCCTCCTCTTTGGCTGGTTCCACAAGTTTGTGGCAGAGCGCGGGGCTGTAGGGACCAGCCTTGAGGGTCGCTGGCGGCAGCTGGAGGCTCAGATCAGAAGGTTGCCCCAGGACCCGGCCCTTTGGGTGCTCCACGTCTTGCCCAACCGCAGTGTGGGCATCAGCCTGGGGcaaggggcagagccaggccctGGACCAGGCCTGGGGGCTGCCCGGCTGCTGGGAGATGAGCCCCCACTCCACCTGCGAGACCTAAGTCCCTATGTCAGCTTTGTCAGCCTGGAGGAAGGGGagcaaggagaggaggaggaggaggaggaagaagaagagaatgGAAAGGAGGAGGGTGCCGGCACCAAAAAGGTAGAAACGGACGAGGATGGGGAGCCGGCCCCTGGCAGCAGGGAGCCCCCCCGGGAAGCCACCCCTCCAGGGGAGCCAGAGGATGCCCAGCAGGAGGCTGGAGGTGGCGAGGATGGCAAAGAAGACAGGGCAGAAGACGGGCCGGGGCCTGAGAGGAGGATGGGGCGGAGAGGCG ATGCTGCCCCCTTGCACCTTTCCTGTCTCCTACTGGTGACGGATGAGCATGGCATCATCCTGGGCATTGACCTGCTGATGGAAGGAGCACAGGGGAGCACCAGCAGGGGCTCAGGGGCTGAGAACCTGGCTCCTCGAGCCTATGCTCTCCTCTGCCACAGCATGGTCTGCCCCATGGGCTCCGGAGACCCCCGAAAGCCCCGACAGCTTACTGTGGGAGATGCCCAGCTGCATTG GGAGCTGGAGAGTCTGGTCCCAAGGCTGGGAGTGAAGTTATCCAAGACCCCGATGCGGACATGGGGTCCCCGGCCAGGCTTCACCTTTGCCTCCCTTCGGGCTCGAACCTGCCATGTTTGTCACAGGCACAGCTTTGAAGTGAAACTGACACCCTG CCCTCAGTGCGGTGCTGTCTTGTACTGTGGAGAGGCTTGTCTCCGTGCGGACTGGAAGCGATGCCCTGATGACGTAAGCCACCGATTTTGGTGCCCAAGGCTTGCAGCCTTCATGGAGCGGGCTGGAGAACTGGCAACCCTGCCTTTTACCTACACCGCAG GAGATCCTTACCAGCCTCTCCAGGGGGATGGGCCTGCTCTGATGCCTCCAGTGCCCCCAGATTCACCCAGGGGCCTCTTTG GCTCGTGGCAGGATTACTACATTTGGCGGGGCCTCAGCTTGGACTCCCCCATGGCCGTGCTCCTCACCTACCCACTGACTGTGTACTACGTCATCACCCACCTGGTGCCCCAGTCCT TCCCTGAGCTCAATATCCAGAACAAACAGTCACTGAAAATCCACGTGGTGGAGGCCGGGAAGGAGTTTGACCTTGTCATGGTGTTTTGGGTAAGTCCCTCCAGGCCTGAAGGGTGGGCATCTGGGTATGGAGGTGAACACAGGGTGGGATCCAGCTTCGTCCTCTCTGCCCTTCAGGAACTCTTGGTCTTGCTCCCCCACGTGGCCCTGGAGCTGCAGTTTGTGGGTGATGGCCTGCCCCCTGAAAGTGACCAGCAGCACTTTACTCTGCAGAGG GATGGCCCTGAAGTATCTGTCCGCCCTGGTTCTGGCATATCAGCACGGCTCAGCTCTGGGACTAAGGAGAAGGGGGGCCGCAGAGACCTGCAGATCAAGGTGTCTGCAAGGCCCTACCACCTGCTCCAGGGGCCCAAGCCTGACTTGGTCATCG GATTTAACTCTGGCTTTGGACTAAAGGACACTTGGCTGAGCTCGCTGCCCCGGTTACAG TCCCTCCGAGTGCCGGCGTTCTTCACCGAGAGCAGCGAGTATGGCTGTGTGATGGACGACCAGACCATGGCGGTGGCCACAGGAGGGGGGACCAGCCCTCCACAGCCCAACCCTTTCCGCTCCCCCTTTCGCCTCAGAGCGGCAGACAATTGCATGCCCTG GTACTGCAACGCTTTCATCTTCCACTTGGTCTACAAGCCCTCGCACGGAAGCGGGGCCCGCCCGGCGCCCGGGCCGGTGACTCCGGCCCCAACTCCTACAgcccctcccgcccccgcccGTAGGCGCCGAGGAGAAAAGAAACCTGGGCGGGGGTCCCGCCGGCGCAGGTGA
- the ZMYND15 gene encoding zinc finger MYND domain-containing protein 15 isoform X3, which yields MEFVSGYRDEFLDFAALLFGWFHKFVAERGAVGTSLEGRWRQLEAQIRRLPQDPALWVLHVLPNRSVGISLGQGAEPGPGPGLGAARLLGDEPPLHLRDLSPYVSFVSLEEGEQGEEEEEEEEEENGKEEGAGTKKVETDEDGEPAPGSREPPREATPPGEPEDAQQEAGGGEDGKEDRAEDGPGPERRMGRRGDAAPLHLSCLLLVTDEHGIILGIDLLMEGAQGSTSRGSGAENLAPRAYALLCHSMVCPMGSGDPRKPRQLTVGDAQLHWELESLVPRLGVKLSKTPMRTWGPRPGFTFASLRARTCHVCHRHSFEVKLTPCPQCGAVLYCGEACLRADWKRCPDDVSHRFWCPRLAAFMERAGELATLPFTYTAEVTSETFNKEAFLASRGLTRGYWTQLSMLIPGPGAPRHPRGSTPSLSLLLHGDPYQPLQGDGPALMPPVPPDSPRGLFVPELNIQNKQSLKIHVVEAGKEFDLVMVFWVSPSRPEGWASGYGGEHRVGSSFVLSALQELLVLLPHVALELQFVGDGLPPESDQQHFTLQRDGPEVSVRPGSGISARLSSGTKEKGGRRDLQIKVSARPYHLLQGPKPDLVIGFNSGFGLKDTWLSSLPRLQSLRVPAFFTESSEYGCVMDDQTMAVATGGGTSPPQPNPFRSPFRLRAADNCMPWYCNAFIFHLVYKPSHGSGARPAPGPVTPAPTPTAPPAPARRRRGEKKPGRGSRRRR from the exons ATGGAGTTTGTGTCTGGATACCGGGATGAATTCCTTGATTTTGCTGCCCTCCTCTTTGGCTGGTTCCACAAGTTTGTGGCAGAGCGCGGGGCTGTAGGGACCAGCCTTGAGGGTCGCTGGCGGCAGCTGGAGGCTCAGATCAGAAGGTTGCCCCAGGACCCGGCCCTTTGGGTGCTCCACGTCTTGCCCAACCGCAGTGTGGGCATCAGCCTGGGGcaaggggcagagccaggccctGGACCAGGCCTGGGGGCTGCCCGGCTGCTGGGAGATGAGCCCCCACTCCACCTGCGAGACCTAAGTCCCTATGTCAGCTTTGTCAGCCTGGAGGAAGGGGagcaaggagaggaggaggaggaggaggaagaagaagagaatgGAAAGGAGGAGGGTGCCGGCACCAAAAAGGTAGAAACGGACGAGGATGGGGAGCCGGCCCCTGGCAGCAGGGAGCCCCCCCGGGAAGCCACCCCTCCAGGGGAGCCAGAGGATGCCCAGCAGGAGGCTGGAGGTGGCGAGGATGGCAAAGAAGACAGGGCAGAAGACGGGCCGGGGCCTGAGAGGAGGATGGGGCGGAGAGGCG ATGCTGCCCCCTTGCACCTTTCCTGTCTCCTACTGGTGACGGATGAGCATGGCATCATCCTGGGCATTGACCTGCTGATGGAAGGAGCACAGGGGAGCACCAGCAGGGGCTCAGGGGCTGAGAACCTGGCTCCTCGAGCCTATGCTCTCCTCTGCCACAGCATGGTCTGCCCCATGGGCTCCGGAGACCCCCGAAAGCCCCGACAGCTTACTGTGGGAGATGCCCAGCTGCATTG GGAGCTGGAGAGTCTGGTCCCAAGGCTGGGAGTGAAGTTATCCAAGACCCCGATGCGGACATGGGGTCCCCGGCCAGGCTTCACCTTTGCCTCCCTTCGGGCTCGAACCTGCCATGTTTGTCACAGGCACAGCTTTGAAGTGAAACTGACACCCTG CCCTCAGTGCGGTGCTGTCTTGTACTGTGGAGAGGCTTGTCTCCGTGCGGACTGGAAGCGATGCCCTGATGACGTAAGCCACCGATTTTGGTGCCCAAGGCTTGCAGCCTTCATGGAGCGGGCTGGAGAACTGGCAACCCTGCCTTTTACCTACACCGCAG AGGTGACCAGTGAAACCTTTAACAAGGAGGCCTTCCTGGCCTCCCGCGGCCTCACTCGTGGCTACTGGACCCAGCTCAGCATGCTGATTCCAGGCCCTGGCGCCCCCAGGCACCCAAGGGGCAGCACACCctccctcagccttcttctccaTG GAGATCCTTACCAGCCTCTCCAGGGGGATGGGCCTGCTCTGATGCCTCCAGTGCCCCCAGATTCACCCAGGGGCCTCTTTG TCCCTGAGCTCAATATCCAGAACAAACAGTCACTGAAAATCCACGTGGTGGAGGCCGGGAAGGAGTTTGACCTTGTCATGGTGTTTTGGGTAAGTCCCTCCAGGCCTGAAGGGTGGGCATCTGGGTATGGAGGTGAACACAGGGTGGGATCCAGCTTCGTCCTCTCTGCCCTTCAGGAACTCTTGGTCTTGCTCCCCCACGTGGCCCTGGAGCTGCAGTTTGTGGGTGATGGCCTGCCCCCTGAAAGTGACCAGCAGCACTTTACTCTGCAGAGG GATGGCCCTGAAGTATCTGTCCGCCCTGGTTCTGGCATATCAGCACGGCTCAGCTCTGGGACTAAGGAGAAGGGGGGCCGCAGAGACCTGCAGATCAAGGTGTCTGCAAGGCCCTACCACCTGCTCCAGGGGCCCAAGCCTGACTTGGTCATCG GATTTAACTCTGGCTTTGGACTAAAGGACACTTGGCTGAGCTCGCTGCCCCGGTTACAG TCCCTCCGAGTGCCGGCGTTCTTCACCGAGAGCAGCGAGTATGGCTGTGTGATGGACGACCAGACCATGGCGGTGGCCACAGGAGGGGGGACCAGCCCTCCACAGCCCAACCCTTTCCGCTCCCCCTTTCGCCTCAGAGCGGCAGACAATTGCATGCCCTG GTACTGCAACGCTTTCATCTTCCACTTGGTCTACAAGCCCTCGCACGGAAGCGGGGCCCGCCCGGCGCCCGGGCCGGTGACTCCGGCCCCAACTCCTACAgcccctcccgcccccgcccGTAGGCGCCGAGGAGAAAAGAAACCTGGGCGGGGGTCCCGCCGGCGCAGGTGA